TCCAATTCAAGTCCGGTTAAAACATCATCGATCAGATTAAAATCTGTAAAGAATTTGTTTAGGCTTAGGGTATTTACTTCCTCGATGGTGCCATCCCATCGGATTTCATATTCGATTTGCTCGACTTCTTTGGTATTGCCCCAAAATATTCTGTTGACCGTAAGCCTGTTTTCACTGATCCGGGAGACTACTTGTGACATGCTTTCGGCGATTTCATCATAGGATACCAGTTCATGGTCAATGATATCCCCATCAGTAGTGTAGTTGATGAGAATGCTTTCCATTTCATGCTCACTTTTTAATACTGTGACTACCACTGAATGAAAATCATCCCGAATCGGGAGGGTGTACATGTCGATGGCCCTGAAATTGGGGTCTTCAAAATTTCTTTCAGGATAAACCTGGCCTAATTTCAAAGACTTGACATCTATCTGGGCATACTCGGTTTCATCGGTGAAACTGTCAAAGTTGGTTCGCTCTAGTTGAGGTAGCTTTTTGGTTTTGGAGGAATTAATCGTTTCAAGAAAACCGGTTGCTACACCTGTGGAAATAGTCTCTTTGGCTCCGTCAATTAGTTCTACGGCTCCCGTAGTGCTTTTGTCCTTTTGGGTGCCGGAACCGCAGGAAAAGATGATTAAAAACAAGGCGAAGTAGGATATTTTCATAGGGACTATACTGCTTTATTTGAGGTCATTATTGGCCTCATGATCAGGATTCAGGTCGATTTCATGTTCAGTTAAATCTGTTTTTTTGGAAGCTACTAGCATGATATGATCTTTGCCATATTCAAACCAATCGGTCTGTAACCAGGACCAGGATTTTGATTCCCGTATGTTAATTCCGGTAATTTTAGATTGGACAGTTATTGTATTATTGAATTCATCCTTTTCAATAAGAATCTCATCAAAAGTGCTTTGGATGGTTGCCGAATTAGGAATTGTAGGGCAACCTTTAAGTTTATCAATTGCAATGCTGTCTTTGGAAAACCAGGTTCTTAAAAAGGCCAGTTGGGTATCCGAACACTGATAATCCAAATTCAGGGCAGTTACAATTTGGCAGAAGAGAGCTCGGTTTCCTTCTGAATCATAGCCCCATTCACATTCGTTTCCGATATCAAAGGCGATGTAGCCCAAAGCCGCTCTTTCCGGAGAGCTGATATTGTAAAGGTAGGATTGGTTGATTACCATGGTACTGACTATGGCCTTGACTGACTCATCATACCTATCCTCTCTAGTTAAAAATTGAATGTGTAAGTTTTCCGAACTTATCTTTTTTGCTTCCAATACCCTTTCCACTACTTTCACAACTTCCTCGTCCCCAGCCATTCGGATGCTGTCCTTTTTCCATTGAATGACAATCAAATCTCCCGGTCTAAAATTGTATTCTTCATTCACAGTCCATTCCCAGTTGTACACGAAAAAAAGATTTTCTCCTTTTTTCTGCCCAATTAGATATCGATAATCAAAGTCGTCCTGATAGTCTATAAATTTTAAGGTATCGGTAAAGATTTTGCTATACGATACGGAATCTTCCTTGCGGCTTGTGCTGTCAAATTGATTTTGTGCTTGTTGGTTTTCTAAAGTGTCTGGCTTTTCTTTTATCAATTCTCTTTCAATAGCTTTAGCTTCAGGCGCAGGCTTTTTTTGCCCACGTTGTTGGCAGGCAGAGGTAAAAATTATAAGTAGGATAATCAGGTATTTCATTATTCTTTCCTTAAATGACATCTAATACTTTTTCGAGGATATAATGAACCATAGCTACTAATGCAGTAACCCCTAATAAGGAGAACAATTGGATGCGCGTTTTTTTGGGATTGTTTTTCAATTTTTTCTGGAGATATAAGACATCCAGAAGGATAAAACAGGAGGCTATGGCCACGCCGATCCAAAACCCAACATGTAACAACCCTATGTCAAAAAACAAATGCAAAAGATACCACAAGCCATCTTCGGAGACATCATTGGGGCCCAAAACGAGTCTCATATATCCAATGCCCAAAAACAGGGATAGAATCGTCCAAATGAAGTAGCTCAATATGAGTTTTAAGAACCGCATCGTTTGTGCCTTAATTTATTTTTTCTTTCGTGCAGAGCATTTCCCTTTCAGCTTCCTTTGGCATCCATTGGAGCTGTTCAATCAAATGTTTTTCCTTAAGGCTTAGCCCTTGCTTTACATCACAGATATAGATAATAGCATCTTTTTGATTGCTGCTTTGGGTCCTGTAAACTGTATGGGTCAAGATCCAATCCTGGTCTTCATAACTTATGTGATGATAGGCTTCCAAAATTCCTTGATCAGGAAATGCTGTTTTAATAACAAAACCGCTTCGCTCTGAATGGATGTCAACAATCTGATTGCCTCCATCCTCTGAGAAATTGATGGTTTTAAGGGCAAACTCATACGTATTCCCAGTTTTTAAAAACAGATAAAGTTCATCGCCTTGATAAGGACCTGCGCTTACTATTTTATCCAAAATTTGGTCGTTGTTTATGTCGATATCCCTTAGGAAATAATGTTCAGCATTTTCAAAATCAGTTATCTCATAGCTTATGGTGCCTTCGTGGTCTATAGGGGCTGGATTTTCATTGGCATCATACCATGCGGATTCGAAGAGCTCTTCCAGTATTTCTTTTTTTGCTGGACTGAGATGTGAGCAAAAATCAGCGTCAAACTGGGGATGCGGTCCATCGAAAAGGAAAAAAAGAACTGATTGGGCCTCCTTGGATGGTAATTCATCAATGAGACGATAGCTATTATTGCTCTTGATATATTCTATTGCAGAATTCTGAAAGAAATTCACCCCATCTTCTTGCCAGACCCCATTAGCTGCTATACCCATTAATTTTGATTCAAATTTCCGGTATTTGTCCAGAGACAGTAAATCAAAGAAGTACACGATGTATTCATAGCTTTCTTCGTATAGTGGGTTGGCTTGGTTACTTTTAGTATTCCATCCGAAATAGGCCATGAATTGCTGAAAGTTTGCCGGAAATTGTTCTAGAAACTGAGTTTCGTTTTTGGTTTTATAGGCTTCTTTTAGCTTTTCAATAGCCAAAGTCTGATTTGATATTGGGATCTTGGACAGATCGGAAATACCTTGATTTTCTGAATTCTTTTGACTCTTCGTTTCAGATCCATTTCTAGATGATTCAATGACTCTATTTTCATTGACATTATCCTTCTTGCAGCTTAGTGTAATCAATAAGCAGGCAATCACTAACCAGTATCTTATGTTTTTAAATTTCTTCATAAGGCTATGGTTTAGGGACAGGTGCTGACTGGGTTTCCACAGAGATATTGAGAATCTACCCATCCAGTTAAGCCCTGGAATTCTATTTTAACCCAATCCTGCCAGATATCGATCAGGTTTAATTCGGCATCCATGGGCACCCGGCCAACCTGCTTTCCTGTTTTTGGGTTGTCTAGGACTGTGGCAACCCGATTGGCCCGGATTCCAATATCAGAATGGTCAATCCAGGCAAAACCATTTTGGATTTCCTGTTCATTTCCATCTAAGTCCTTTATAGTTAAAACTCGAAACCAACCATTCTCTTCACTAATTATACTGATGAGAAAGCCGTCTTCTGTTGAATCGAGCACTTGAATGATTTTGCCATCGGCCTTATCACTTAGTTTGATTTTTTCAGTATCAGAAGATCTGCTATAAACCTCCAAAGCATAAAATATTGGATTTTTTGAAATGGTATATTCGAGATTTCCGCTTTGATTTACCCTGAGTAGGATTGTTTTATGGCTCAGGGTATCAATAGTTTCTTCCTTGTTTTGAAGGACAGGTCCCCATACCACTTTGTGAAATGAAATAGAGGAATCTGGGTTGATCTCATACTCAATGGTCACACTTTTGCCCTGATCGAAATCCATGGCTTTTCCCAAATAAAAGGAGTCCATGGTCTTGAAGTCCTGATCATGGGTGTATAGAAAATAGTCGGTATAAGAGTCTGTACGTCGCAAAAGGCTTAGGATGCCAGCTCTGTCATTGGGCATGGGAATCCTTTGCGCAAAGAAATTTCCAATGGAATCAAATTCGGTTAAAATTTCAGGATAATACTTAGCTACAGCCTTAATATCCAGTACACCGTGAAAAGGTAATTTGATGGAGTAATTTGTTTTTTGGGTTGAATCTGAAAGGTTCTGGGACTCTTTATGAACTGAATAAAGATCTTTCAGCCTATCCACTTTGACATGTTCTCCCTCCCTGAAAAAGTTGATTTCACCACAGACTAAGGAGTTGTCTCGGGAACAGGGTTCATAGTAAAATTCCGCCAGGCGATAGTCTTGGTACATGCCCAATTCTTCACTGACAAAACCGCCTAAATCCTCTTCATGATCTATAAAATACCCGGTTCCGGCCTCACCTAAAAAGCCAAAGCTCATTCCCCCCAACTCATAAAAGTAGATGGCTTTTTCTCCGGTATAAGAGAGCGGTTTACCCGTTTTATATTCCGAGCTCAAATGTTCTTTTATTTTTTCTTTGATGGCCTCTTCCACTACAGAATAATCCTTGACAGGGTATTTAACCAGGTACAGATTGGGGTAAACCTCTGACTGGATAAACCGCATGTTTTTAAAAAAGAAGTGATGGATGCCTATACCTATTGCACTGACTCCCAAAATGATCAGCATCACCTGAATCCTCCCTTTACTTTTTATGGTCCATTTGAATAACCTAATGCCCAGTAAAAGCAGAAGGATTAATAGAATGATAAGGATGACTATAATCAATATGAACACAAGTTTGGTCTTTATATTTTATGAATTGATCCCTGTTTCCTATTGATCCACAGTGGTTTTGTCTATGTAAACGGTGTATAACCGTTTTTCGGCATAATCTGAATCTTCATGAAGAATCCTGATGAGATAAGACCCTTTCTTTAGTTTATTCCGGTATTGGTCATAGAAACCTGCATTATTTTTCAGGTATTCGTTGATAGTAAGAAATTCTTGGTTTTTAAGTACTGAAAATCTATAATCTTTTCCCGGAGTATGCGATTTGATTTGAATCGAAACATTCATGTCTGATTCTAAATCCAACAGGAAAAAAGTGGCATTGGCGTAGAAAGCATCTGTTATGGAAGAATGGGATACCGCATCAGTATCCATGGCATTGGCGTAATAAATGGGTTCCACAAAATTGTAAATCCTGAATTCACCAGAGTCACTCTGGCCCTGAATACTATACAGCCCCCCCTGAAACCTAAAGCCCAAATCCTCTCTTTTTTCCAGAAAACTTCTTTCAAATAGGATTTGGGTAGGGTAGGGAGTGGCATACCAATTTTCGCCTGCCTCCAAAGGATTGTCCTCATAGAGTTCCTGGTACAATTTCTTTCGGCCGATTTCAATAGGATAAACACCGGCAATCACCTCAAACTCAGTTCTGTTTTTTTTCTCGGCTTCCTGCTGGAGTTCTTGTTGGGAAGCTCCTTCATAGAGGTAGAATTGATCGGTAAAAGCTCCGTTTTTTCTAAAAATTAAGTTTTGTATTCCCTGACTACTTCCCAGGCCAAAATGGATGAACTTTCCATTATGGACTTTATAGACCGGTCTAAGATCGCTGGAATGATCGGGACAGCCGATGCATTCCGATTGAAGCAAGCGCTCAGGAGCTCCCAGGGAGTTATTCCAATTCTTGAGAATCAAGATTTCATCCTCTTTCAAAAAATCGGAAATAGAAGAGTTCCGGTTTTCATTTTTGAATTCAGTAAAAGGATACTCGATCTGGTTGAGGTAGTTGAATATTTTGGATTCTTCCTCAGTTGCTTTAACCGAAATACAAGAGCTGGATAAAACCAGAAAACTAAGCAATAGAATAGGATCCTTAGGCCTCATGATGTTTGCTGAATTTTGACATGTTCGCTCCAAAATCACCTACGAATCTATTGTCCAGTTCATCCGCTTTTTCAGCCAATTGGGCCAGGCTTTTAATTACCTGATCCTCGTAGTTGGAATACAGATCGCTGATATGAACCCTATAGGAGAGGAAAACCTGATTGTCAGAGATGGACAAACGGTGTTCTCCGGTATCCGTTCGCATGATGTATTCGTAAATCTCTGCCAGGTTTTTCCTTGGGAGCTCATTCAGTGGAGAGGTGGCA
This genomic window from Algoriphagus sp. TR-M9 contains:
- a CDS encoding SH3 domain-containing protein encodes the protein MFILIIVILIILLILLLLLGIRLFKWTIKSKGRIQVMLIILGVSAIGIGIHHFFFKNMRFIQSEVYPNLYLVKYPVKDYSVVEEAIKEKIKEHLSSEYKTGKPLSYTGEKAIYFYELGGMSFGFLGEAGTGYFIDHEEDLGGFVSEELGMYQDYRLAEFYYEPCSRDNSLVCGEINFFREGEHVKVDRLKDLYSVHKESQNLSDSTQKTNYSIKLPFHGVLDIKAVAKYYPEILTEFDSIGNFFAQRIPMPNDRAGILSLLRRTDSYTDYFLYTHDQDFKTMDSFYLGKAMDFDQGKSVTIEYEINPDSSISFHKVVWGPVLQNKEETIDTLSHKTILLRVNQSGNLEYTISKNPIFYALEVYSRSSDTEKIKLSDKADGKIIQVLDSTEDGFLISIISEENGWFRVLTIKDLDGNEQEIQNGFAWIDHSDIGIRANRVATVLDNPKTGKQVGRVPMDAELNLIDIWQDWVKIEFQGLTGWVDSQYLCGNPVSTCP